One genomic window of Peromyscus maniculatus bairdii isolate BWxNUB_F1_BW_parent chromosome 2, HU_Pman_BW_mat_3.1, whole genome shotgun sequence includes the following:
- the LOC102917710 gene encoding interferon alpha-7-like, with protein sequence MARPCVFLMILVVMHYWSSCCLGCDLPQTHHLRNKRTFTLLAQMRRLSPLSCLKDRMDFAFPLEKVDAQQIQKVQAIQVLCELIQQVLILFTSSESSAAWDTTLLNTLCDELYQLLNDLQDCVMEQVEVQESSLSQEDSLLAVRNYFHRITVYLKEKKHSPCAWEVVRAEVWRALSSSANLLAGLTEEKK encoded by the coding sequence ATGGCCAGGCCCTGTGTTTTCCTGATGATCCTGGTGGTGATGCACTACTGGTCAAGCTGCTGTCTGGGATGTGACCTGCCTCAGACTCATCACCTCAGGAACAAGAGAACCTTCACACTCCTGGCACAAATGAGGagactctcccctctctcctgcctcaaggaCAGAATGGACTTTGCATTCCCTTTGGAGAAGGTGGATGCCCAGCAGATCCAAAAGGTTCAAGCCATCCAGGTCCTGTGTGAGTTGATCCAACAGGTCCTCATCCTTTTCACCTCCAGTGAATCATCTGCTGCTTGGGATACAACCCTCCTAAACACCCTCTGCGATGAGCTCTACCAGCTGCTCAATGACCTGCAAGACTGTGTGATGGAGCAGGTGGAGGTTCAGGAATCTTCCTTGAGCCAGGAAGACTCCCTTTTGGCTGTGAGGAACTACTTCCACAGGATCACTGTCTacctgaaggagaagaaacacagcccCTGTGCCTGGGAGGTGGTCAGAGCAGAAGTCTGGAGAgccctgtcttcctcagccaACCTGCTGGCAGGATTGACTGAGGAGAAGAAGTAA
- the LOC102918338 gene encoding interferon alpha-12-like, whose amino-acid sequence MARPCALLTFLVVMHFWSSCCLGCDLPETHHLRNKRASTLLAQMRRLSPLSCLKDRMDFAFPLEKVDAQQIQKAQAIPALQELTQQVLILFSSKDSSAAWETHLLDTFCTDLLKQLKDLQACLMEQGEVQEPSSSQEDSLVAVRNYFHRITVYLKEKKHSPCAWEVVRAEVRRALSSSAKLLAVLTEEKE is encoded by the coding sequence ATGGCCAGGCCCTGTGCTCTCCTGACATTCCTGGTGGTGATGCACTTCTGGTCAAGCTGCTGTCTGGGATGTGACCTGCCTGAGACTCATCACCTAAGGAACAAGAGAGCCTCCACACTCCTGGCACAAATGAGGagactctcccctctctcctgcctcaaggaCAGAATGGACTTTGCATTCCCTCTGGAGAAGGTGGATGCCCAGCAGATCCAGAAGGCCCAAGCCATCCCTGCCCTGCAGGAGCTGACCCAGCAGGTCCTGATCCTCTTCAGCTCAAAGGACTCATCTGCTGCTTGGGAGACACACCTCCTAGACACATTCTGCACTGACCTCCTTAAGCAGCTCAAAGACCTGCAAGCCTGTCTGATGGAGCAGGGTGAGGTGCAGGAACCTTCTTCAAGCCAGGAAGACTCCCTGGTGGCTGTGAGGAACTACTTCCACAGGATCACTGTCTacctgaaggagaagaaacacagcccctgtgcctgggaggtggtcagagcagaagtcaggagagccctgtcttcctcagccaAGCTGCTGGCAGTACTGACTGAGGAGAAGGAGTAA
- the LOC143271675 gene encoding interferon alpha-12-like, translating into MARPCVFLMILVVMHYWSSCCLGCDLPQTHHLRNKRAFTLLAQMRRLSPLSCLKDRMDFAFPLEKVDAQQIQKAQVIQVLGDMIQQVLILFTSNESSAAWDTTLLNTLCDELYQLLNDMQDCLMEQVEVQEPSWSQEDSLLAVRNYLHRITVYLKEKKHSPCAWEVVRAEVWRALSSSANLLARLIEEKK; encoded by the coding sequence ATGGCCAGGCCCTGTGTTTTCCTGATGATCCTGGTGGTGATGCACTACTGGTCAAGCTGCTGTCTGGGGTGTGACCTGCCTCAAACTCATCACCTCAGGAACAAGAGAGCCTTCACACTCCTGGCACAAATGAGGagactctcccctctctcctgcctcaaggaCAGAATGGACTTTGCATTCCCTCTGGAGAAGGTGGATGCCCAGCAGATCCAAAAGGCTCAAGTCATCCAGGTCCTGGGTGACATGATCCAACAGGTCCTGATCCTCTTCACCTCCAATGAATCATCTGCTGCTTGGGATACAACCCTCCTAAACACCCTCTGCGATGAGCTCTACCAGCTGCTCAATGACATGCAAGATTGTCTGATGGAGCAGGTGGAGGTGCAGGAACCTTCCTGGAGCCAGGAAGACTCCCTTTTGGCTGTGAGAAACTACTTACATAGGATCACTGTCTACctaaaggagaagaaacacagcccCTGTGCCTGGGAGGTGGTCAGAGCAGAAGTCTGGAGAgccctgtcttcctcagccaACCTGCTGGCAAGATTGATTGAGGAGAAGAAGTAA